Proteins from a genomic interval of Medicago truncatula cultivar Jemalong A17 chromosome 3, MtrunA17r5.0-ANR, whole genome shotgun sequence:
- the LOC11440146 gene encoding uncharacterized protein, with translation MPRKSKKKRVCKKKLGFIQQQQQQEWWKKEEDEPKWVTHYCSDHQILLVGDGDFSFSLSLAKAFGSASNIVASSLDTYDEVIKKYKNAKSNVEELQKLGAYVLHGVDATAMKFHPDLKMRRFDRVIFNFPHAGFHRKEDNLMMIKMHMDLVFGFFKNACHMLRANGEIHVNHKTTPPFIDWNIEKLAKQCFLTMIDCIDFNKEDYPGYNNKRGDSYRCDDPFPLGKCSTFKFICNPRSMKNHLRGNHIEISRQQTILPFHEEIQSIAQFPPPVDLNYLPRTSLFPKMNQFNCYPQTNHFPKLNEPIRSEFDLRNGYNTISREINNVTEIHGSVACSADGYRYARDMTQDTRRLVPPMESLQSLQPWPTPTNCRYSLTEPLRRTMDMAPPLSLGARNGDYQYKAFEGSSSYMQEELYRNAQRPSYFQEEPYRNAPLPSRSFDIARYDLERYNAEVPRRVFNREIYAMQ, from the exons ATGCCAcgaaaatcaaagaagaaaagggTCTGTAAgaagaaactagggtttattcagcaacaacaacaacaagaatggtggaagaaagaagaagatgaaccaAAATGGGTCACACATTATTGCAGTGATCATCAAATACTGTTAGTGGGTGATGGCGATTTCTCATTCTCACTCTCTCTTGCAAAAGCTTTTGGTTCTGCTTCAAATATCGTTGCTTCTTCACTTGACACCTATG ATGAGGTGATCAAGAAGTACAAGAATGCCAAATCAAATGTAGAAGAATTGCAGAAGCTGGGAGCATACGTGTTACATGGAGTGGATGCAACAGCAATGAAGTTTCATCCGGATTTAAAAATGCGGAGGTTTGATCGCGTTATATTCAACTTTCCTCATGCAGGTTTCCATAGGAAGGAAGACAACTTGATGATGATCAA GATGCATATGGATCTCGTGTTTGGTTTCTTCAAGAATGCATGTCACATGCTTAGGGCCAACGGTGAGATTCATGTCAATCACAAAACTACACCTCCTTTCATTGACTGGAACATTGAGAAGCTCGCCAAGCAATGCTTTCTGACAATGATTGACTGCATTGATTTCAACAAGGAAGATTATCCAGGTTATAACAACAAACGAGGAGATAGCTATCGATGTGATGACCCTTTTCCTCTCGGTAAGTGCAGCACTTTCAAGTTCATATGCAATCCTAGAAGTATGAAAAACCATTTGAGGGGAAATCATATCGAGATTTCTAGACAACAGACAATTCTTCCATTTCATGAAGAAATTCAGAGCATTGCGCAATTTCCACCTCCAGTTGATCTCAACTATCTTCCTcgaacaagtttatttccaaaAATGAATCAATTCAATTGTTATCCTCAGACAAATCACTTTCCAAAGTTGAATGAACCAATTAGATCAGAATTTGACTTGAGAAATGGATACAATACGATTTCAAGGGAGATCAACAATGTGACAGAAATACACGGAAGTGTTGCTTGTTCTGCTGACGGTTACCGCTATGCTCGTGATATGACACAAGACACTCGAAGATTGGTACCACCAATGGAGTCATTGCAATCTCTGCAACCTTGGCCAACACCAACTAATTGCCGATATTCTCTAACAGAGCCTCTTAGGAGAACAATGGATATGGCTCCCCCTTTGTCCCTTGGTGCTAGGAATGGAGACTACCAATACAAAGCCTTTGAAGGAAGCTCAAGTTATATGCAAGAAGAACTTTACAGAAATGCCCAGAGGCCAAGCTATTTCCAAGAAGAACCTTACAGAAATGCTCCGTTGCCAAGTCGCTCTTTTGATATAGCTAGGTATGACTTAGAGAGGTACAATGCTGAAGTGCCTAGGAGAGTTTTCAATAGAGAAATTTATGCTATGCAGTGA